One Triticum dicoccoides isolate Atlit2015 ecotype Zavitan chromosome 4B, WEW_v2.0, whole genome shotgun sequence genomic window carries:
- the LOC119292342 gene encoding DIBOA-glucoside dioxygenase BX6-like: MASDRLSALRAFDDTKAGVKGLVDAGATAIPAIFHHPPDAFAPSTLATDVAVPVVDLSCQRSDVVGAVRAAAETVGFFLLTNHGVPEAAMLGMLAAVRRFNEEPAEAKAPYYTREAARRVRYSCNADLFQTLVGKWRDTVYMDDADRPAAGEETEEELLLPPALRGVAPEYTGQMRRLGRGLFELLSEALGLPRRAYLEEEAGCMAALSVAGHYYPACPEPHLTMGTVPHSDPSFLTVLLQDGVGGLQVLVDDPLEDGGGERSAWVDVPATGEASLVVNVGDFLQLVSNDRFKSPVHRVVSRSVGPRVSVACFFRADGATVCAPVVVDGSGPPRYKSVKAEEMLCVSNTQTRLNNLRL; the protein is encoded by the coding sequence ATGGCCTCCGACCGCCTCAGCGCGCTCCGGGCCTTCGACGACACCAAGGCCGGCGtcaagggcctcgtcgacgccggcGCCACCGCCATCCCGGCCATCTTCCACCACCCACCCGACGCCTTCGCCCCGTCCACTCTCGCCACCGACGTCGCCGTCCCGGTCGTCGACCTCTCCTGCCAGCGCTCGGACGTGGTCGGCGCGGTGAGGGCCGCGGCGGAGACGGTGGGCTTCTTCCTGCTGACGAACCACGGCGTGCCGGAGGCGGCCATGTTGGGGATGCTGGCGGCGGTGCGGCGCTTCAACGAGGAGCCGGCGGAGGCCAAGGCGCCGTACTACACGCGGGAGGCGGCGAGGCGCGTGCGCTACAGCTGCAACGCGGACCTGTTCCAGACGCTGGTGGGCAAGTGGCGCGACACCGTGTACATGGACGACGCGGACCGGCCGGCGGCGGGCGAGGAGACGGAGGAGGAGCTCCTCCTCCCGCCGGCGCTGAGGGGCGTCGCGCCGGAGTACACGGGGCAGATGCGGCGGCTGGGGCGCGGCCTCTTCGAGCTGCTGTCGGAGGCCCTGGGGCTGCCTCGCCGTGCCTAcctggaggaggaggccggctgcATGGCGGCGCTGAGCGTGGCGGGCCACTACTACCCGGCGTGCCCGGAGCCGCACCTCACGATGGGCACCGTCCCGCACTCGGACCCCAGCTTCCTCACCGTGCTGCTCCAGGACGGCGTGGGCGGCCTCCAGGTGCTCGTGGACGACCCcctcgaggacggcggcggcgagcgtTCGGCGTGGGTGGACGTGCCGGCGACGGGGGAGGCGTCGCTGGTGGTGAACGTGGGCGACTTCCTGCAGCTGGTGTCCAACGACAGGTTCAAGAGCCCGGTGCACCGCGTGGTGTCCAGGAGCGTGGGGCCGCGGGTGTCGGTGGCGTGCTTCTTCAGGGCGGACGGCGCGACGGTGTGCGCCCCGGTGGTCGTCGACGGGAGCGGCCCGCCGCGGTACAAGAGCGTCAAGGCGGAGGAGATGCTCTGCGTGTCCAACACACAGACCCGGCTCAACAACTTGaggctctag